One region of uncultured Fibrobacter sp. genomic DNA includes:
- a CDS encoding DUF3944 domain-containing protein yields MVYREDEDLVFLGQMESADLNDLVLCLIHDRDGAERMTGELVKSELYKKHQPDHHQYWQEIAAEIQCFGANTFATMFRSGKGVLYREVLTDVCSRVKVKFNKDASVNDIENELLMKILSDSLKKMSEEELRQLAGTMGLANSETMTPEILLGTFQLAFVAGGFMSYQLALTVANAVANFLFGRGLALAGNITLSRGLAVLAGPIGLILTGIWTAVDIAGPAYRVTIPAVVLVATLRRKWQSQQEKKTETAN; encoded by the coding sequence ATGGTATATCGTGAAGATGAAGATCTTGTTTTTTTGGGGCAGATGGAGTCGGCCGATTTAAATGATCTTGTCTTGTGTTTGATCCATGACAGAGATGGTGCGGAGCGCATGACAGGAGAACTTGTCAAAAGCGAACTTTACAAAAAACATCAACCAGATCATCATCAGTATTGGCAAGAAATCGCTGCTGAAATTCAGTGCTTTGGTGCAAATACTTTTGCAACCATGTTCCGTAGTGGCAAGGGCGTTTTGTATAGAGAGGTCCTGACGGATGTTTGTAGCAGGGTCAAGGTCAAATTCAATAAAGACGCTAGCGTCAATGATATTGAAAATGAACTCTTGATGAAGATTTTGTCTGATTCGCTTAAGAAAATGAGTGAAGAAGAACTGAGGCAACTCGCAGGTACGATGGGGCTTGCAAACTCGGAAACAATGACACCGGAAATTTTGTTGGGAACATTCCAGCTTGCTTTTGTTGCAGGTGGATTTATGTCATATCAGTTGGCTCTCACGGTGGCAAACGCTGTCGCAAATTTCCTCTTTGGTCGAGGCCTCGCTTTAGCCGGAAACATCACGCTGTCAAGAGGCCTTGCTGTGCTTGCGGGGCCCATTGGACTTATTCTGACCGGAATCTGGACCGCTGTAGATATTGCAGGCCCCGCTTATCGCGTGACAATCCCCGCTGTTGTTCTCGTTGCTACTCTTCGTAGAAAATGGCAAAGCCAGCAGGAAAAAAAGACGGAAACGGCTAACTAA